From the genome of Candidatus Korarchaeota archaeon NZ13-K, one region includes:
- a CDS encoding glycosyltransferase produces MRVSVIVPTYNEESFIERTLRALRKVGVHEIVVVDGGSEDRTLEIAKSYADIVESSSSLDSPAKARNAGIKLSTGDLVAFVDADTVVSTGWLDAIIRCFSRSRQMIGATGPAYPLEREALLTAPYVFSYDILVRLTLLIGRPHFLGFNCVYRREFLEDVSGFDERVMVSEDALLSMKAVAHGKLEFIRDMVVYTSARRLRSRGLGESIFYLFYNGPSVIFLERPFGYYPRSSGARRSLQRG; encoded by the coding sequence ATGAGAGTCTCCGTCATCGTGCCAACATACAATGAGGAGAGCTTCATAGAGCGGACCCTTAGGGCCTTGAGGAAGGTTGGCGTTCATGAGATAGTCGTTGTGGATGGCGGAAGCGAGGACAGGACTTTGGAGATAGCTAAAAGCTATGCTGACATAGTAGAGAGCTCCAGCTCCCTGGATTCCCCTGCGAAGGCTAGGAACGCGGGGATAAAACTATCAACCGGTGATCTAGTCGCTTTCGTCGATGCCGATACCGTAGTGTCAACGGGATGGCTCGATGCGATAATCAGGTGCTTCTCCAGGAGCAGGCAGATGATAGGCGCAACGGGTCCAGCTTATCCCCTTGAGAGGGAGGCACTCCTGACAGCTCCCTATGTGTTCTCCTACGATATACTCGTGAGACTCACGCTGCTCATAGGTAGGCCTCACTTCCTAGGGTTCAACTGCGTTTACAGGAGGGAATTCTTGGAAGATGTCTCTGGCTTTGATGAGAGGGTAATGGTATCCGAGGACGCCCTGCTATCGATGAAGGCCGTTGCCCATGGCAAGCTGGAGTTCATCAGGGACATGGTCGTCTATACTTCCGCGAGGAGGCTGAGGTCCAGAGGGTTGGGCGAAAGCATATTCTACCTGTTCTACAACGGGCCTTCGGTTATCTTCTTGGAGAGACCTTTCGGATATTACCCTAGGTCCTCAGGAGCTCGGAGATCCCTTCAAAGAGGCTGA
- the rpl37ae gene encoding 50S ribosomal protein L37ae (structural models have indicated that the folded zinc-finger motif interacts mainly with domain III of 23S rRNA, whereas the amino-terminal region of L37 interacts primarily with domain II) produces MVRAPRSKLRTPRYGLKIRKRVEMILQKSKSTYRCPYCGAIAVKRIRLGIWKCGKCGKEFTGGAWEPFTSVARSAEISRESS; encoded by the coding sequence ATGGTGAGGGCACCAAGGAGCAAGCTGAGGACCCCCAGGTACGGTCTCAAGATAAGGAAGAGGGTTGAGATGATACTGCAGAAGAGCAAGAGCACGTATAGGTGTCCCTATTGCGGTGCCATCGCCGTCAAGAGGATCAGGTTGGGGATCTGGAAGTGCGGGAAGTGCGGGAAGGAGTTCACAGGTGGTGCATGGGAACCTTTCACCTCGGTGGCCAGGAGCGCTGAAATATCAAGGGAGAGCTCTTGA